In Camelina sativa cultivar DH55 chromosome 16, Cs, whole genome shotgun sequence, a single window of DNA contains:
- the LOC104749738 gene encoding tRNA(His) guanylyltransferase 1-like isoform X3 produces the protein MNSSSAAVLEEFPDIIFAYGYSDEYSFVFKKTSRFYQRRASKILSLVASFFAAVYVAKWKEFFPQKKLEYAPSFTSKVVSCASVEVLQAYLAWRQLDCHANNQYDTCFWMLVKSGKSISEAQEVLKDTQKQQKNELLFQNFGINYKTLPELFRQGSCLFKKKVDETVKHDENGNPVKRLRRKAVFVHSENISGINFWNEQPSLYNDLGHFTKDIGKIEPDFIRLFQFENKLLPLTWAVVRIDGCHFHRFSDVHEFEKPNDEQALKLMNSCAVAVLKEFENIHFAYGVSDEYSFVLKKESELYKRQSSKIISAVTSFFTSTYVLQWGEFFPHKELKYPPSFDGRAVCYPTYNILLDYLAWRQVDCHINNQYNTCFWMLVKSGKTKTQSQDYLKGTQTREKNELLSRQFGIEYNSLPQIFRMGSSVFRLKEAVAVENGVVSGKKLEGEVALDHCNIIERCFWEEHPHILNY, from the exons TAAGATTTTGTCCTTGGTAGCATCGTTCTTTGCTGCAGTTTATGTAGCGAAATGGAAAGAGTTCTTTCCCCAAAAGAAATTAGAATATGCTCCTTCCTTCACTTCCAAAGTTGTAAGTTGTGCATCAGTAGAGGTTCTTCAAGCTTATCTCGCCTGGAGGCAACTGGACT GCCACGCCAATAATCAGTATGACACTTGTTTTTGGATGTTAGTTAAAAGTGGAAAGAGCATAAGTGAAGCACAAGAGGTTCTAAAG GATACACAAAAACAGCAGAAAAATGAGCTTCTGTTTCAGAATTTTGGTATCAACTACAAAACGCTTCCTGAATTGTTTCGCCAAGGATCTTGTCTTTTCAAGAAAAAG GTAGACGAAACTGTAAAGCATGATGAGAATGGCAATCCTGTAAAAAGATTGAGGAGAAAGGCTGTTTTTGTACATTCAGAGAATATTTCTGGAATAAACTTTTGGAATGAGCAGCCTTCCCTATATAATGATCTTGGCCACTTCACGAAAGACATTGGAAAAATTGAACCAGACTTTATTAGGTTGTTTCAGTTTGAGAACAAGTTGTTACCTTTAACTTGGGCCGTGGTTAGAATTGATGGCTGTCATTTTCACAG attttctGACGTTCATGAATTTGAGAAGCCAAACGATGAACAAGCTCTGAAACTTATGAATTCATGTGCAGTGGCTGTTCTCAAGGAGTTTGAGAATATTCACTTTGCCTATGGTGTCAGTGATGAGTACAG CtttgttttgaagaaagaaTCTGAGCTCTACAAAAGACAATCCAG TAAGATAATATCTGCAGTCACATCCTTCTTTACATCCACATATGTGTTACAATGGGGAGAATTTTTCCCTCACAAAGAATTGAAGTACCCTCCATCATTCGATGGACGAGCTGTATGCTATCCAACATACAATATTCTATTGGATTATCTGGCGTGGAGACAAGTTGACT GCCACATCAATAATCAGTACAATACATGTTTCTGGATGCTTGTTAAGTCtggaaaaaccaaaactcaatCCCAAGATTACTTAAAG GGTACCCAAACACGAGAGAAAAATGAGCTGCTTAGCCGTCAATTTGGAATTGAGTACAACTCGTTACCTCAAATCTTTCGAATGGGTTCTTCGGTTTTCCGCCTAAAG GAAGCTGTTGCAGTCGAGAATGGAGTTGTTTCAGGGAAGAAACTGGAAGGAGAAGTGGCCCTAGATCATTGCAACATCATCGAACGCTGTTTCTGGGAAGAACACCCACACattcttaactactga
- the LOC104749734 gene encoding probable glutathione peroxidase 2, translated as MADESPKSIYDFTVKDIGGNDVSLDQYKGKTLLIVNVASKCGLTDANYKELNVLYDKYKDQGLEILAFPCNQFLGQEPGNNEEIQQTVCTRFKAEFPIFDKVDVNGKNTAPLYKYLKAEKGGLLIDAIKWNFTKFLVSPDGKVSQRYSPRTSPLQFEKDIQTLLGQASS; from the exons ATGGCTGATGAATCTCCAAAGTCCATCTACGACTTCACCGtcaag GACATCGGAGGTAACGATGTGAGTTTGGACCAATACAAAGGCAAAACTCTTCTGATTGTAAATGTTGCTTCCAAATG TGGTCTGACAGATGCGAACTACAAGGAACTGAATGTTCTATACGATAAATACAAGGATCAAG ggTTGGAGATACTGGCATTCCCATGTAACCAGTTCTTAGGACAAGAACCAGGGAACAATGAAGAGATTCAACAAACTGTTTGCACTAGATTCAAAGCTGAATTCCCAATCTTTGACAAG GTGGATGTGAACGGGAAGAACACGGCGCCGTTATACAAATACTTGAAAGCAGAGAAAGGTGGTTTGCTCATTGACGCCATCAAATGGAACTTCACCAAGTTCTTGGTTTCTCCCGACGGCAAGGTCTCACAGAGATATTCTCCCAGAACCTCTCCTCTTCAATTCGAG AAAGACATTCAAACTCTGCTGGGACAGGCATCTTCTTGA
- the LOC104749733 gene encoding GDSL esterase/lipase At2g31540-like produces MSSCFIQSETSELLPQIEASLTGSKILYANIYDPVMDMIQNPGKFGFEETKRGCCGTGFLDTSFTCNAFSPTCGNRSEFLFFDSIHPSEATCNIIGDILDPQIRGRFQA; encoded by the exons atgaGTTCTTGTTTTATACAATCAGAAACTTCAGAGCTCTTGCCCCAGATCGAAGCATCTCTAACCGGAAGCAAAATCCTTTACGCCAATATCTATGACCCAGTGATGGATATGATCCAAAACCCCGGCAAATTTG GGTTTGAAGAGACGAAGAGAGGATGTTGTGGAACAGGGTTCTTGGATACGAGCTTCACGTGTAATGCTTTCTCTCCGACGTGTGGGAATCGGTcggagtttttgttctttgactCGATTCATCCATCGGAAGCTACCTGTAATATCATAGGCGATATTCTGGATCCTCAGATTCGTGGGAGGTTTCAGGCTTAA
- the LOC104749735 gene encoding uncharacterized protein LOC104749735 — protein sequence MACTHHFQSSDPWRTQHSLQENNLNADHDVTSNTVLPEHHEDDGGIQEAWAAIRNSGGRGGGGGGYFSGESRRKKLEKKKSQVLLEGYALDDQDDLTRAKSLTDDDLEELKGCLDLGFGFSYDEIPELCNTLPALELCYSMSQKFLDDKQNHHSSSEEEDSPPPPPPTTTTPIANWKISSPGDDPEDVKARLKYWAQTVACTVRLCS from the exons atgGCTTGTACTCATCACTTCCAATCATCAGATCCATGGAGGACGCAGCACTCTCTCCAAgaaaacaacctaaatgctgaTCATGATGTTACATCGAACACAGTCTTACCAGAACACCACGAAGACGACGGAGGAATCCAAGAAGCGTGGGCCGCAATTCGAAACTCTGGTGGcagaggaggaggtggaggaggctATTTCTCCGGCGAGAGCAGGAGGAAGAAgcttgaaaagaagaagagccaaGTGTTGCTTGAGGGATACGCGTTGGATGATCAAGATGATTTGACGAGAGCCAAGAGCTTGACGGATGATGATCTTGAGGAGCTTAAAGGTTGTTTAgatctagggtttggttttagCTACGATGAGATCCCTGAGCTTTGCAACACTTTGCCTGCGTTAGAGCTTTGTTACTCCATGAGCCAAAAGTTCTTAGATGATAAACAAAACCACCACAGCTCGTCGGAAGAAGAGGATtcgccgccaccaccaccaccgaccACGACTACTCCAATTGCAAACTGGAAGATCTCTAGCCCTG GTGATGATCCAGAAGATGTAAAAGCTAGACTCAAATACTGGGCACAAACTGTAGCTTGCACCGTACGGTTGTGCAGCTGA